Below is a genomic region from Henckelia pumila isolate YLH828 chromosome 3, ASM3356847v2, whole genome shotgun sequence.
ACCAATCACACCAAGACTACCGGTAGATGCACTGGGTTGCAACGGCTGCCCTGGAGATAGATCAATATCCCTCGTCACCTGGGAAGGTTCAGGAAGGGAGACAGCAGCCTGCTTGTAAACAATTTGACAGGGGCATAAAGTAAATGAACTATTAAATAAATAGATTATCAGATAATTTACTGTGTATAAAATACAAAGAAAAACATTGCCACAATGAAACGAGTTCTGGAAATAACTTAGAAAatcataatttatatataacttGATCTAACTGACGTATTTTATCTTCTCAAATGTGGGAGGGAAAAGGCATAAATATCCACACTATTAAACACATATCCAACACCACCACAAATTTAAACCCAAACAAAGGATTGCACATACTGAGGTATCCAGGGTGTGGGAAGCCTTCATTTCATCCTCTTGCACAAGACTCTTTCCAAGTCCAGCATTAGTAGCAGAATCCGCAGATGAATCTTCAGTTATGAGCTGTTGCTGCTGTAACTCCTCAGTTTTTGTAAGACCACTTTCTGCATGCGtaaaataatttatcaattaTTATAGTGATACAATCTATTCAAAATATTCACGGATGACCTAAAACACTGATTATTGAACTGTCGTAATTTAAATATTAGACGCGTAATTTTCTTCTGTGATCCAGACTCTGTTGACAATAAATAATAGGTTGACACCAGAAATGCATCCAGTAAGCTAACATTCTTCCACCATAGTACTGTATTTCTTACCTTTCTACAGGTATAGACATTTTTATACCACGAAAATAGcaaaataacaaaatgaaaaCTGGAtaggagttttttttttttattcctgGTCTATCCTTGGGTAATACGCACTGAGGCTGAacaaaaaattacataaatcaaACAACCACGTATAATATGGACAAGCAAGCAATTTCATCGTATCAACTAGCTATTAAATagatacacacacacacacacacttacAACTAATTTCGTTCATTTCTACAATAGATTTGGATCATTGGATGCAACCACAATGCCACATGTAAAGGAATTCCGTAACTTACTGTTAACCGAAGTTTAGTACACCAAAGAGTAGAAGATACCAAAATAGTTATCTTCTGGTTGGAAAAGAGGATGTGATATATTACCAGCCTCCCTAGATGCTGTGGATATCATGGTCTGCTGATTAACTGATTGGTGGATTGTGCTCGGAGGCTGCTGTGAAGCAGATGATGCCACACCATTGAGTACGGAACCTTGGACTCCAATTCCCAATCCCAGTTGAGGCGAGAGAGATGAGCTTTGAGCATTAAACTGAGAGAGAGATTAAAAACAGGCAAAAACGTATCCATTTATGAAACAAGTATAGAAACAAAAGAAGTTCTAAGATACCAACAAGTATCCATCGACGCTATGTAAGACTTCAACAAGATATCACATAATTCTTTTTTCATAGGAACatcaaattaataattaaaaaataaaaggatAATTACAAGGGAGACCAGAGGTCAACACAACAGAAACGACCCAAAAATAGTAACTCAAGCTAACATCTCAAAATAATTATCCAGTCCCTATACACGTCAGACGTCGAGAAAGATTTAAATTCCGTAATGGCCTGAAGCCAACAAAGATCGCAATGCTTAATCTTTTCCCAACACCCTTCAATCGAGTCTTCTTGATCTTCAAAATCCCTCTTATTTCTTTCCAACCAAAGAGACCAGCAAATGCACTGAACCGCCGTATTCCAAAAAATCAGATATCACACCATAATGGCAACTTTCATCAATAAGGAGTATCTATTAGAcctaaatataattaaataaaaagacAATACCATGGGTCGCAATCCACATTTTGAAGAGGAACACTATAGCCGATTAGCCAATGTGGTTAATTCTATAAATGATGTTTGTGTTCCAACCGGAAAATGACAAACGGATTAAAGATTCTCAATACGTTGTCTCCAAAGAAACTTATGCACAGGAACAGTGTGTGATGACTAGGTACTAGCAAGTGAAAAAGACAAGTCAAACCACCAATTATGAAGGGAATGGCACCTGCGTCAAGAGCAGATTTTGCTGCTGTCCAGAGTATTGTTTCCCTCCAGTAAGAGAGGTCATACCAAGAATGTTAGTCTGGCCCTGCTGCTGTACCTGCTGAAACCTTTGTAGAAACTTTTCCCTTTGATCAGGAGCAATCTCAGTTCGTCCACGAAACTGCCCCTGAAGAttaaaaagaacattatttCGAAGTGAGGTATTTCGCCATGTAATTGAATGTGAggggagagagagagagagagagagagagagagagagaaagaaaCGAAAAGGTGGTGGTGCGGTGTGGTGTGGTGTGTGCGTGTCTGTTTCACACGAGTTGCTAGTGTACATAAGGTAAGAGAAAAGTACATGGGTTGCATTTAAGTTGCATTCAAAAGaaatcaatccaaaataatgTCATTTAAAGAAGAAACCAAGAACGTGCACTGAAGTGGTAACAGTGTGTTTAAATGtctaaaaaatagaatttggattggatttggatttgaatTGGAACTGGATTTTAAATACATGAAATTGGAATTCCATTTTGGTGTTTGGCAAAgggttaaaatatattttggaatttgatagtataaaatttggataaatgatattttgtaaaaaaaaaaaattatgaagaaaacttaaaatttacaagcatataaaattattattaactgttttataattattattaaaaataattttactgTTTTATAAATTCAAATCCCACGAAATCTCATGAAATCCGACCAATTTTGTTAGGATTTAACTTAGTTAAATGAAATCCCATGAAATACCATCAAATATCAATCCCATTTTGAATTCTCATCTCGCCAAACACTGAAAATGTACTTTCAATTTCAAATCCCACCAAATCCTGTTTAATTCCATGATTTCAAACAGTGTGTAAAGATTAGAGAGTGGATGGTGGATGGTAATGGGGAAGTTAATAGATTAAGGAACACATTGGATTTATATGTTTTGAATTTAGAAAGTAAACAAGTTCAAGATCCAAACCAATCTCCTTGCTGAATTGATGTCAGACCAAATACAACCCCCTGGGACTTTGGTTTACGAGGTCAGGTAATTGATGAAATAGGATTAGCAACTAGAACATGCATGTTCGAAGACAAATTTGCAAACCGTGTAAGAACCTTACATTATTATTCAGCAATATCACTTCAATGCTTTCCATTTTTCTTTTGGCAAATTTTCTTTTTGCACCACACTTTACCAAGTTTATCAACCTCTTAGATTCACATTCTTCCTTCCTCTAGCATCACATTTTCCCCTTGTTCTTATCACTATTGTGGTCATTTCATGGCTCCAAGATTTGATGTTAAGTTCATGATGTCTCAGACCAGCAAAAATCGAACTTTAAAGTCACAAATGGAACATAACCAAGAAAATGCGACTATTCTACATTTTTTAACCCAAAGGACGAAAGCGCCTATTAAGAAGTGAGTGTTGAGGAGTAAAGCTAAAAAACCCGTGAGGATTACCAGCGATATGAACAGAGCACTGTTACCTACCGTTTCATTTTGGTTTTGAAAGGAACTTCCAGGCCTCCATTGCATACCAGGAACCACAGTTGAGGTGAAAACTCTACTACCCATTACTGCAGAATCACCAGCATTTCCTGCATCGCTTGCGCCAAGTACATCACTTGCCTTGGAAGCTTGTGGCAAGATTACTCTATTACTTAGAGGAGATGTGATAGACTGTGTTCCGGTACTTGCTGATCGGTCAtcagataccaaaatatttaatttcccGATTTCTGAAACCAGCGGCATGGCACCAAGGGCTCCAATATTAGAAATTGTACTGCCAGCACTAAGAGCAATTGTCGAAGATGATTGACTAGGAAGACCACCTCTACTGATAGGCCTTGTTCCAGTTTCGGTAAGACCAGGTGATGATTTGCCACCAGAGAAGTTACTGATATCCTCCTCTTTGGTGGCACTTGACACAGTCAATAAACAAGCAGTAGCAGCTACACCTACAATGTCAAAAGCACAAAACGAAACTCAGGAAAAAAGAAAAGGAGATGAACTGTTAATCATAAAGTTACAGTCGAATATCTCAATACCAAGAGTAGCATGGCTTGCTGCTGGTGTTTGTGGTGCAGAAGAACCAAGATTACCACTCTTAGGAGGCGGGGTTCTTGCAATTGCATCTGAATTACTTTCTTGAGAAGCTGTTTCTTCCACTTGGTCTGAAGCGGAAGCAACCTGTTGCATGGAAGATAATGTTGCCTGGTTATGGTGGCATCCGATTATAAGACATATCAAAGATGTTGCCaacaatcaaaaacaatttggAGGGAAAAACAAGCAAGGACTTCAAAATTAAAAGttcagaaattaaaaacaaaacaaaacaaaaaagataaaataaaattcaggaATCAACATATGTATGTCGTTTCTCATAATGTTTCGAAAATATGTCTTGCCCATAATGTTTAGAAAATATGTCTTGCCAAAGAGTGACATTACCTCTGATTttaggttttaaaaaaaaaaaagaaaaagaaaagcacGGAATAGTACCTTTTTGCTGAGAAAAAAACAACTTAAAAAACAACCAAAACGAGAAGGAAGAGATAAGTTAATAAATTCGTGTGATTAAATGAATACTGCACTCAATAAATGAAGTGAAAGCACAAACGCAATCAGCcataaaattaaagtttaagTTCAAATAGACTCATGGTAAATAATACAGACAAATATTAGCAATTAATTATGTAATTcacaaaaggaaaaaaaaaaaaaaaaaaaactgcaaCATGTCCCATTTTTATCTATTAAATGATAATTGATTAATAGTACTTGCATTTACAAAATCTCTCTTTGAAGACTTCAACATGCCGTTCTCACATTTTGAATCGAAATCATTTCCAAATGTCTGAGAGAGTAGAAGTTTTCCTAAGACTGCATAGTAGCCTCAAATTTAAAAAGGAATATCGTCAATGGACAGGAAATAGCAAATGATTCGAGTGAAAAATATTATTCCAAGAGCATTGTATAACCTTAGTAATGCCATCAATTAATTCATGTAAAATACCTTATGTTCATGTATTTGGGGGAATGGGATTATTTTGATTCACAGCTCTTCAGATTATGTGATATTTTTCTTGAAGAGATGAGTTTAGGAGATTAAAAGGCAATTTTTACCAATTACGCAAAATCAtagtttcatgaatattaaaacaatatttaaatcgaTACTTGTACTGACGAGGATTTGAGTGAGGaattttaacattttaaaacATGATAGAACGGTAGAATATTTTTGGTGGTAGTAAAAAGTTGGTTTAAACGTAATAGTGATGTTGGAGTGTAGAAACTGAAAAAATTGACTTTTGGGAAAATGAGAGAGAACAAAAAGATTTGATAGTAGACTATTTTGTTTTGGGGAAAGGAGACTGGTTTGAGAAACTAAAACTGAAcattggtatatatatatatatatatacatacaactCAATTCTAATATTAAAGAACCTAAACCATTCAGTCAGGAAACATGGTCGAAAGGCTAAAACCTGGCAAGTTTCCTTATAAAACTCTGAATGATACTGCACAAGCAGTTGTTAAATAAGTTAGTAACTATAGCCAAATTGTTTTGTCACCAGTAGTTTAACATAAGTGTTAATCAAAACTACATTCCTCAATTAGACCCCATAAGAATGCTGAGAGAGGTGGGCACAGTTAGAGAAAATTCAAATCATACATACCAGAGCTGGAGAGGGTGTTGCAGCCAAAGAAGATTTCAAACTTAAAACCGTACTGGAGACATTGACACCCTGAAAATAATAGAAAACATGATAACATGACAGAATAATGTTTCACACTCTTATCAGAGAGAAGGAAAAGAAAGGTTAGTGATACAGACATTAACTCCTGTTTGATTGTGATATAATTTATATTGTCGTGTATAGAATATAGAGACAGTGACTGGTGAGGACGGGGGTGGGTCTGCAGTATTCATGAAAACTTATTTGGAATGGGGCACTAAATTGCCTATTAGCAAAATGATTATTGAGAAACTAAAACACCAAATGGCATACAGAAAATAAAAGATAGGCGACCGGAGAAGAAATCATATAACCTTCACAAGACTAGAAGGACCAACTGTCACTAGATCTTCAAGAGATTCCACCTTGTCCAAAGGCAACGAATTGTAAAGTTCATCAACATCACTAAATTCATCAAAGTCCTCCTGCCAATCATATTCCGAAATGAAGAATATTAAATCAATCACACCACCATTTAATCTACATAGGATGCGTTGTTTACTTGGCTTGATAATCATAGATGAGCTTGTTAATTCAATCTCATCTATTGTTTACTtaccaaaaaaatcaattatcctCAAATCTCAAGGTCTGTCATTCAACCCAGATTTCATGAGATTTCTCATCCTTAATTACAGAAGGTATAAAATATCTTGAACAATATAGGTGGAAAAAAATCCACATAAATCTTAATCTACCCtcctttaattttttgtttcccTCCCAATTTCTCCTATTTTATGGCGCCATTTACCGCTGCAGAAATGATATTCCCTCTGGTCTTTGGCTTCTGTGAGATAGACAagcaaaattttatatatttcctcttttcctttccttttatTTTGCTTGATTTGGCTTTAGTTTCTATGATTGGGAAGAAGgcttttttttctattttatatAACTCAGTTTATCAATTTtatctattttaaaaaatacataatttTATACCCAATAATTTTGATAACTGAAAATGATTTATATatgaatcaataataatttacaaTAAACAAAAATCCAATccaagttatatgaatcaaaattaaacataagattatttatcATAGGTGGAGAGTAAAAATGTAATTCGTTCCTCAATCATTATTTCAATCCTAAAATTAATAACTCAAAGTAAACATGTTATGCTTATCCATTAGTATTCAACATCcttcaaaatcattttaatagtGTTAGTACGATTTATCCACATGTAATCTCATCTCACTAAGTAAATGCACCAAATGTCCAGAATGATAACCACATGAGATGTTCGAACATAATACCATTTTGAAAGTTAAGAAACAAATAAATCCCCGCAAGAAGCCAACTTTAAGGGAAAAACATGGTCAACATCATGGATGATTAAACAAAAAAGGTTGAAAGGAGAAAATGACAACTTGTTTTAGATTAGAATACCTGATTTCTTTCCACATAGTCATCCAAGAAATCCTTCACATCATTGACTTGTTCTGGACTCAATTCATCGTTGTCCAATAGCCTTAAAATCAATTCTAACTTCATAATATGAGCCTTATGCCGAGAAATGGATGTCTCTAGATGTGTCTAAGAAATTTAAAATCAAACGTAGTAAGGCAAATAGAATATGCTGCATAATGAGGAGCCTTTCCTCAATGACAATGACATACCAGTCTGGGAGGCCTTGCCTTCCCTTTCTTAACAGAAAGCCCCTCCATTTCCGCTTCAAAGCTATCTATTTGACTTTCCAGCTCACTAACCTAGCAAACACATACATTCTCACGAAGATTCATAAACTATTAATAACTTACCTAAAGTCACGCAAACTACCTAAAAGTCATAAACTATCGAAAACAAGctgttattaaaaaaaaaatccacccGTTTCAATATCTGAATAAACGTTCATAAAGTTCCAAATGTATGCACACTAATGATTCATGCCACTAACTGTCAACTCCTATGAAATTGCAGAGATATGGACACCTAGAGTTTCACTTCTCAGACATAATTCCAGATTCCATAACACCAAATATGAATAATCGCACGTCAGACGACATCCATAAGTAGTTGCACCAAAAAATGACAGCAATACAACGATAACCATAAAATCATACTCatcagagagagagagagagagagagagagagagagagagagagagagagagagagagagaattcCATAAATTGAATGAAAGAGCAGATACTACTATTAGCTTCCCATACTTCAGCCTCActttttaaacaaatttgataGCAAAGAAAGTTAATAATAAAGAAGATACATATCACAataatagacataaaataatagGTAGCATCAAGAGAGATCATTCTACATGCTAACCCCCCAAACCTCTGGATTATGGGGTTAAGGAAACACAAGAAAACTTCAAGAGCATACCACATTATTCAACCAATCCCTGGTCTCTGATTTAGCCTTTTCTTTCGGATCCTACAGCAAAACAGAAAGGCCAAGAAACTaaaaaagtcaaaataaatgAGCAGGACTTGCATTTTATATTGATTACAACAGACGAGCCGTACAATCAGAAAGCTTGCCCAACTTCACCAAAACCACACCATTAGATTATTGCTTTTTCATATTACATCAAAGTGGTAGATCCGCACCATCATCCAAGGTAGCAATGTTTCGCTAAACGCATCACATGTCTATTTGAAATCATTAGACTGATCATATCATTTCAAACGGAGGATTTCATCTTTGGTTGTATTTTACTTCAGAATAAAGGAAAAAAAGAATCAGGGGACTTCCAAAGCAACACAACCTACCGTTTTGGGTTGTTGGCCCAATCCTTCTTTGGAAAATGCTTTTGTCTTAGTTTCTTTCTCACAAA
It encodes:
- the LOC140887321 gene encoding uncharacterized protein isoform X2, yielding MGASRKLQGEIDRVLKKVQEGVDVFDSIWNKVYDTDNANQKEKFEADLKKEIKKLQRYRDQIKTWIQSSEIKDKKALVDARKLIEREMERFKICEKETKTKAFSKEGLGQQPKTDPKEKAKSETRDWLNNVVSELESQIDSFEAEMEGLSVKKGKARPPRLTHLETSISRHKAHIMKLELILRLLDNDELSPEQVNDVKDFLDDYVERNQEDFDEFSDVDELYNSLPLDKVESLEDLVTVGPSSLVKGVNVSSTVLSLKSSLAATPSPALVASASDQVEETASQESNSDAIARTPPPKSGNLGSSAPQTPAASHATLGVAATACLLTVSSATKEEDISNFSGGKSSPGLTETGTRPISRGGLPSQSSSTIALSAGSTISNIGALGAMPLVSEIGKLNILVSDDRSASTGTQSITSPLSNRVILPQASKASDVLGASDAGNAGDSAVMGSRVFTSTVVPGMQWRPGSSFQNQNETGQFRGRTEIAPDQREKFLQRFQQVQQQGQTNILGMTSLTGGKQYSGQQQNLLLTQFNAQSSSLSPQLGLGIGVQGSVLNGVASSASQQPPSTIHQSVNQQTMISTASREAESGLTKTEELQQQQLITEDSSADSATNAGLGKSLVQEDEMKASHTLDTSAAVSLPEPSQVTRDIDLSPGQPLQPSASTGSLGVIGRRSVSDLGAIGDNITSSTANSGGTHDQLYNLQMLEGAFHRLPQPKDSERAKSYTPKHPSVTPPSYPQVQAPIVNNPAFWERLGSDTYGTDTLFFSFYYQQNTYQQYLAAKELKKQSWRYHRKYNTWFQRHEEPKVATDDFEQGTYVYFDFHIANDEQHGWCQRIKTDFSFEYNYLEDELN
- the LOC140887321 gene encoding uncharacterized protein isoform X3, giving the protein MGASRKLQGEIDRVLKKVQEGVDVFDSIWNKVYDTDNANQKEKFEADLKKEIKKLQRYRDQIKTWIQSSEIKDKKVSASYEQALVDARKLIEREMERFKICEKETKTKAFSKEGLGQQPKTDPKEKAKSETRDWLNNVVSELESQIDSFEAEMEGLSVKKGKARPPRLTHLETSISRHKAHIMKLELILRLLDNDELSPEQVNDVKDFLDDYVERNQEDFDEFSDVDELYNSLPLDKVESLEDLVTVGPSSLVKGVNVSSTVLSLKSSLAATPSPALVASASDQVEETASQESNSDAIARTPPPKSGNLGSSAPQTPAASHATLGVAATACLLTVSSATKEEDISNFSGGKSSPGLTETGTRPISREIGKLNILVSDDRSASTGTQSITSPLSNRVILPQASKASDVLGASDAGNAGDSAVMGSRVFTSTVVPGMQWRPGSSFQNQNETGQFRGRTEIAPDQREKFLQRFQQVQQQGQTNILGMTSLTGGKQYSGQQQNLLLTQFNAQSSSLSPQLGLGIGVQGSVLNGVASSASQQPPSTIHQSVNQQTMISTASREAESGLTKTEELQQQQLITEDSSADSATNAGLGKSLVQEDEMKASHTLDTSAAVSLPEPSQVTRDIDLSPGQPLQPSASTGSLGVIGRRSVSDLGAIGDNITSSTANSGGTHDQLYNLQMLEGAFHRLPQPKDSERAKSYTPKHPSVTPPSYPQVQAPIVNNPAFWERLGSDTYGTDTLFFSFYYQQNTYQQYLAAKELKKQSWRYHRKYNTWFQRHEEPKVATDDFEQGTYVYFDFHIANDEQHGWCQRIKTDFSFEYNYLEDELN
- the LOC140887321 gene encoding uncharacterized protein isoform X1; translation: MGASRKLQGEIDRVLKKVQEGVDVFDSIWNKVYDTDNANQKEKFEADLKKEIKKLQRYRDQIKTWIQSSEIKDKKVSASYEQALVDARKLIEREMERFKICEKETKTKAFSKEGLGQQPKTDPKEKAKSETRDWLNNVVSELESQIDSFEAEMEGLSVKKGKARPPRLTHLETSISRHKAHIMKLELILRLLDNDELSPEQVNDVKDFLDDYVERNQEDFDEFSDVDELYNSLPLDKVESLEDLVTVGPSSLVKGVNVSSTVLSLKSSLAATPSPALVASASDQVEETASQESNSDAIARTPPPKSGNLGSSAPQTPAASHATLGVAATACLLTVSSATKEEDISNFSGGKSSPGLTETGTRPISRGGLPSQSSSTIALSAGSTISNIGALGAMPLVSEIGKLNILVSDDRSASTGTQSITSPLSNRVILPQASKASDVLGASDAGNAGDSAVMGSRVFTSTVVPGMQWRPGSSFQNQNETGQFRGRTEIAPDQREKFLQRFQQVQQQGQTNILGMTSLTGGKQYSGQQQNLLLTQFNAQSSSLSPQLGLGIGVQGSVLNGVASSASQQPPSTIHQSVNQQTMISTASREAESGLTKTEELQQQQLITEDSSADSATNAGLGKSLVQEDEMKASHTLDTSAAVSLPEPSQVTRDIDLSPGQPLQPSASTGSLGVIGRRSVSDLGAIGDNITSSTANSGGTHDQLYNLQMLEGAFHRLPQPKDSERAKSYTPKHPSVTPPSYPQVQAPIVNNPAFWERLGSDTYGTDTLFFSFYYQQNTYQQYLAAKELKKQSWRYHRKYNTWFQRHEEPKVATDDFEQGTYVYFDFHIANDEQHGWCQRIKTDFSFEYNYLEDELN
- the LOC140887321 gene encoding uncharacterized protein isoform X4 codes for the protein MEGLSVKKGKARPPRLTHLETSISRHKAHIMKLELILRLLDNDELSPEQVNDVKDFLDDYVERNQEDFDEFSDVDELYNSLPLDKVESLEDLVTVGPSSLVKGVNVSSTVLSLKSSLAATPSPALVASASDQVEETASQESNSDAIARTPPPKSGNLGSSAPQTPAASHATLGVAATACLLTVSSATKEEDISNFSGGKSSPGLTETGTRPISRGGLPSQSSSTIALSAGSTISNIGALGAMPLVSEIGKLNILVSDDRSASTGTQSITSPLSNRVILPQASKASDVLGASDAGNAGDSAVMGSRVFTSTVVPGMQWRPGSSFQNQNETGQFRGRTEIAPDQREKFLQRFQQVQQQGQTNILGMTSLTGGKQYSGQQQNLLLTQFNAQSSSLSPQLGLGIGVQGSVLNGVASSASQQPPSTIHQSVNQQTMISTASREAESGLTKTEELQQQQLITEDSSADSATNAGLGKSLVQEDEMKASHTLDTSAAVSLPEPSQVTRDIDLSPGQPLQPSASTGSLGVIGRRSVSDLGAIGDNITSSTANSGGTHDQLYNLQMLEGAFHRLPQPKDSERAKSYTPKHPSVTPPSYPQVQAPIVNNPAFWERLGSDTYGTDTLFFSFYYQQNTYQQYLAAKELKKQSWRYHRKYNTWFQRHEEPKVATDDFEQGTYVYFDFHIANDEQHGWCQRIKTDFSFEYNYLEDELN